Proteins encoded within one genomic window of Macrotis lagotis isolate mMagLag1 chromosome 3, bilby.v1.9.chrom.fasta, whole genome shotgun sequence:
- the CLCF1 gene encoding cardiotrophin-like cytokine factor 1 isoform X1, whose protein sequence is MDLRAGDSWGMLACLCTVLWHLPAVPALNRTGDPGPGPSIQKTYDLTRYLEHQLRSLAGTYLNYLGPPFNEPDFNPPRLSSEALPSATVDFDVWRSLNDRLRLAQNYQAYSHLLCYLRGLDRHAATAELRRSLAHFCTSLQGLLGSIAGVMAALGYPLPPQGAEPAWAPSPSHSDFLQKMDDFWLLKELQTWLWRSAKDFNRLKKKMQSSAAAVTLRLEAPASDL, encoded by the exons aTGGACCTCCGAGCAG GGGACTCGTGGGGGATGCTGGCTTGTCTGTGCACTGTGCTCTGGCACCTCCCAGCCGTTCCAGCCCTCAACCGAACAGGGGATCCAGGGCCTGGCCCCTCCATCCAGAAAACCTATGACCTCACTCGCTACCTGGAGCATCAGCTCCGCAGCCTGGCTGGGACCTAT CTGAACTACCTGGGCCCCCCCTTCAACGAGCCTGACTTCAACCCACCCAGGCTGAGCTCGGAGGCCCTGCCTAGTGCCACGGTGGACTTCGACGTGTGGCGGAGCCTCAACGACCGTCTGCGACTGGCTCAGAACTATCAGGCCTACAGCCACCTGCTCTGCTACCTGCGGGGCCTGGACCGCCACGCTGCCACGGCTGAGCTGCGCCGCAGCCTGGCCCACTTCTGCACCAGCCTTCAGGGCCTGCTGGGCAGCATCGCAGGGGTCATGGCCGCCCTGGGCTACCCGCTGCCCCCTCAAGGGGCCGAGCCTGCCTGGGCCCCCAGCCCTTCCCACAGTGACTTCCTCCAGAAGATGGATGACTTCTGGCTGCTGAAGGAGCTACAGACCTGGCTGTGGCGATCGGCCAAAGACTTCAACCGGCTCAAGAAGAAGATGCAGTCCTCGGCCGCGGCGGTCACCCTGCGCCTGGAGGCCCCTGCTTCTGACCTCTGA
- the CLCF1 gene encoding cardiotrophin-like cytokine factor 1 isoform X2, with translation MLACLCTVLWHLPAVPALNRTGDPGPGPSIQKTYDLTRYLEHQLRSLAGTYLNYLGPPFNEPDFNPPRLSSEALPSATVDFDVWRSLNDRLRLAQNYQAYSHLLCYLRGLDRHAATAELRRSLAHFCTSLQGLLGSIAGVMAALGYPLPPQGAEPAWAPSPSHSDFLQKMDDFWLLKELQTWLWRSAKDFNRLKKKMQSSAAAVTLRLEAPASDL, from the exons ATGCTGGCTTGTCTGTGCACTGTGCTCTGGCACCTCCCAGCCGTTCCAGCCCTCAACCGAACAGGGGATCCAGGGCCTGGCCCCTCCATCCAGAAAACCTATGACCTCACTCGCTACCTGGAGCATCAGCTCCGCAGCCTGGCTGGGACCTAT CTGAACTACCTGGGCCCCCCCTTCAACGAGCCTGACTTCAACCCACCCAGGCTGAGCTCGGAGGCCCTGCCTAGTGCCACGGTGGACTTCGACGTGTGGCGGAGCCTCAACGACCGTCTGCGACTGGCTCAGAACTATCAGGCCTACAGCCACCTGCTCTGCTACCTGCGGGGCCTGGACCGCCACGCTGCCACGGCTGAGCTGCGCCGCAGCCTGGCCCACTTCTGCACCAGCCTTCAGGGCCTGCTGGGCAGCATCGCAGGGGTCATGGCCGCCCTGGGCTACCCGCTGCCCCCTCAAGGGGCCGAGCCTGCCTGGGCCCCCAGCCCTTCCCACAGTGACTTCCTCCAGAAGATGGATGACTTCTGGCTGCTGAAGGAGCTACAGACCTGGCTGTGGCGATCGGCCAAAGACTTCAACCGGCTCAAGAAGAAGATGCAGTCCTCGGCCGCGGCGGTCACCCTGCGCCTGGAGGCCCCTGCTTCTGACCTCTGA
- the POLD4 gene encoding DNA polymerase delta subunit 4 gives MGRKGRLVSDAFPKVKRRKGGPGPGKAEAGPGPGPGPRGGGAPGEGPGGQGQPLWTGAQPAEEPVAGRGTQGHLELLRQFDLDRHFGPCTGITRLERWERAEQLGLGPPQEVLRVLWAHPGDPQYQCSLWHQYPI, from the exons ATGGGCCGGAAGGGCCGGCTCGTCAGCGACGCCTTCCCCAAAGTCAAGCGCAGGAAGGGCGGGCCGGGGCCTGGCAAGGCCGAGGCGGGGCCCGGGCCAGGGCCAGGGCCGCGAGGTGGGGGGGCGCCCGGGGAGGGGCCCGGGGGGCAAGGCCAGCCTCTCTGGACAGGGGCGCAGCCGGCGGAGGAGCCCGTCGCAGGCCGAGGGACCCAAGGCCATTTGGAGCTACTGAGGCAGTTTGACCTGGACAGGCACTTCGGACCCTGCACAG GGATCACTCGGCTGGAACGATGGGAACGCGCGGAGCAGCTGGGCCTAGGTCCTCCCCAGGAGGTGCTCAGGGTGCTGTGGGCCCACCCCGGAGACCCCCAATACCAGTGCAG CCTCTGGCACCAGTACCCCATCTAA